In the Deinococcus roseus genome, GCCACCTCCTGACCCTGTTGGTTTTGCAGTTGTGCAGCCACGCAATCTGGATCGTTCTGCAGGGCCTGGAAAACGGTCCTGGCGGTGCTTTGATCCATCCATTCGCCTTGCACCACCTTGCCGTTCTGGCGAACGTAAATCACCCGGAATTGATCCATGCTTCTCCTTCATGCTGCTCTGGAGGCGGGCAGTTTGACGCTGCTGTCTCAGATAGCCTTTTTTAGCATGGAAGGACTGACCACTTTCTGACGTTGCTTCAGTCCTTCCATCAAGGTGCTTCAGTGCTCTGGGGGGTTGAACACCACTGGGAATCCATCTGCTTGAGCCGCGTCCATCAAGCTGTCCATCCAGTGCACGAGGCCCAGCAGGCGTTCACTGTAGTGGTGGTCCTGTTCGAGGTCCTGGATGTCCACAAGTGTGGCTTTTTGTTGGGCGAGCAGTGGCCAGTCGGTGCCAGCCAGGGCTTCCTTGATGTGGCCCAGGGGTGTTGGGGCTGGATGGGATTGGGGTGGGTTGTCGCTCAAAATGCCTCCTTAACTTATCTGTTTATAAGTATACACCACTTGATTCAGGTTGTCAATCGTCCAGAACGGGAATTTTCCTTTTTTTGCCTGCCCTCCTGATTCCTGCTTTAACCTGTGGTTGTCTGATTGAATTTGCGCGCAGCGCTCCTCAGAAGGTCGTGACCCTTCGCGGAGGCAAAAAGGGGCGCGACACGCTGTAAGGAACAGACCGGGGTGATCAGGGAGCGCCGAGCCGCCTCAAGCTCCCCGCCCCGGTCTGTTCCGTCAGCCATCAGCACAGCAAAACGGTCCCGTGGGCCGCGCCAGCGGACCACTTAGGGGGACCGTTTTTCCTTGAAAGCCCTCGGGGGGCCTGGCCCCCCGAGGGACCCCCACCCCTTGCGGGTGGGGGTCTGGCATCGTGGGATGTCAGTCGGCTGCGTTGTCCAGCACCACTGTGTCAACAGGCTCTGGGCCTGCCACTTTGAAGCCTTCGGGCATCCAGCCTGCGTCTTTCAGGCGTGGGGCGTATTGCAGGATCAGGCTGACCATTTCGTCCCGTTTCATGCTGAGGTGCAGGTGGATTTTGACAGGCATGTCTTGCACCATGTCCCAGATCTGCTGTCGGTTGAGCAGTTTGAGGTATTCGCTGCACAGGGTGAAGTAGGTCTGCTCGGTGAGGTTGTTTTTGTCATGCAGGGTTTGCATCAGGGGGTCTGCTGTGGGGAAGTCGCTGAACAGGGTGGAGACCACTTCGCAGTACAGCTGGTTGAATTCGCTTTCGCTGAGGCTCCACAGGTGCTGGTACAGGTTCAGGTAAACGTCTGGCCTGACGGTGCGGGGGTGTTTGTCAGGAACAGCATTCAGTGCGCCTCCTTTGAGGGTTGGGGGTTGCAGGCCCAGCAGGTCTGCGGTGGGGCTGAGTTTCTCGAAGGTTTGAAGCATGGTGGGGGTTTCAGCCACCCCCCGTTCAGGACGGTCATCCACTTTCAGGCGCATGTGGGTCCATCCGCTGAGGCCCAGGATGAGCAGGGTTTCACTTTCGCGCTTGTTGCGTTGCAGTTGCTCTTGAATCAGGTTGCTTCGCACCATGTAGGGGTAGAGTTTGGCTTTTTCTGGGAGGGCTGCGGGTTTCAGGGGTTCAGGCTCGGGGTTCTGTGCAGGGGTTTCGGCCTGGAGGGTTGCTTGCGGGTGGGGGTTTTCAAGTTGCATGGGTCCGTAGGATTTGACTTCACCGCTGCTGGTGTTGAGGTAGACCACCACCCCGGATTCTGCGGGTTCGGCTCCAACGTGGTAGCGGAGGTTGTACTGGGAGGCATAAAAGTGACCATCTCCTTCCACCAGTTTTGCCCACTGGTAGGTTTCTGCGAGTTCCTGACGTTTCTTTTCTGCGTGTGCGCTTTGCAGCAGAAAGAATTGCTCCCGGTCCACAAAGGTGCTGGGCAGGTCGCCAATGAAAGGCTCGTTGATTTCGCCTGTGTATTCTTCAATGGGGAAAATGGCGGTTTCAACTGGGATTTCTGAGCCTTTGATGACCTGTTTGAGGGCGTGTTCGGTGTATCCGTTCATCACCACCAGTTCGAGCATTTTGTCTCTCATTTGCTGGGTGCTGGCACTCACGATGAAAAATGCGGATCGCAAACTCACCTTGCCGTTGCGGATTGCAGCAAGAAGGTCATCTGAGCAGCGGCTTCCGATGGTGACGGACTTCCTGACTTCTTCGACATTCACCCCGAACAGGTCGGCAATGCGTTGTTCGCTGCTGCCTTGCTGGTGCATTTTGTGGTACATCACGATGCGGTCTGCGGGGTTCATGTCCTCCCGCTGTTCGTTTTCGATGACGGCTATTTCCAGGGCTTCCTGGTCAGTGATGGTGCCCAGGTGCTTGACGGTGATTTCATGGTCCATGCTCATGTGGCCTGCTTCCACATTCATCAGGCAGGCAAGGTATCGGCGTTCGCCTGCGACAATGAGGTGTTTGCCTTCTTCTGGGCTGGTTCGCACGAGGATGTCTTGCACAATGCCTTTTTCTTTGATGCTGGCTGCAAGGTCGGTGAGGGTGGTGTCTTTTGCGTCACTGCGGGGGTTCTGGTCCCAGGATTGCAGGTCTTTGAGCTTGACGGTGAGGTGCTGGCTGTGGGTCTGGACTTCGGTTTTCTTGCGGTTGGTGCGGTTCATCTTGCCTCCTGTTAATAACTTATCTGAGTATTAGTATACACTCCTTTCAACGTTCTGTCAATCGCAGAACCACCCTGTCAGACAGCAAGCACATCCTCTCCCAGCACATCCATCTGACGCACCTGCCAATCATTACCCAGCAGACGGATCTCCAGGCATTGCATGTTTTTCAGCCACACCCAGATGATTTGATCGGACACGGCAAGCAGCTGCTGGCTTTCAACCTGGGTCAACAGGTGCTGCACCTGTCCTGAAAAATCCAGCTGCGGTTTGACCGTCACCCCCAGCGCATGGTGATCGGTTTGTTGTTTCTGCTTGATCAGGGTGGTGCTCAGCACCGTGCAACGCACCACCTGCCAAGCCTTGTTTTGTTCTGTTCCCTCCTGGCACACCACCAGTGCCAGCAGATCAGGATGTTTCACACTGGTGAGTTGCAGGCAGACACCGGAGAGCCGTTCGACCTGAAACAGCACATCAAGGCCCGGAATGGACAGGGTGTCCTCCAGGCTTCCTTCTGGAAGAAACTGCACGGCTTCTTCCTCGCTGTGCCACAAGAAGGTCTTTCTGGCCTGGATCACCCTGTTGAGGTGC is a window encoding:
- a CDS encoding ParB/RepB/Spo0J family partition protein, translating into MNRTNRKKTEVQTHSQHLTVKLKDLQSWDQNPRSDAKDTTLTDLAASIKEKGIVQDILVRTSPEEGKHLIVAGERRYLACLMNVEAGHMSMDHEITVKHLGTITDQEALEIAVIENEQREDMNPADRIVMYHKMHQQGSSEQRIADLFGVNVEEVRKSVTIGSRCSDDLLAAIRNGKVSLRSAFFIVSASTQQMRDKMLELVVMNGYTEHALKQVIKGSEIPVETAIFPIEEYTGEINEPFIGDLPSTFVDREQFFLLQSAHAEKKRQELAETYQWAKLVEGDGHFYASQYNLRYHVGAEPAESGVVVYLNTSSGEVKSYGPMQLENPHPQATLQAETPAQNPEPEPLKPAALPEKAKLYPYMVRSNLIQEQLQRNKRESETLLILGLSGWTHMRLKVDDRPERGVAETPTMLQTFEKLSPTADLLGLQPPTLKGGALNAVPDKHPRTVRPDVYLNLYQHLWSLSESEFNQLYCEVVSTLFSDFPTADPLMQTLHDKNNLTEQTYFTLCSEYLKLLNRQQIWDMVQDMPVKIHLHLSMKRDEMVSLILQYAPRLKDAGWMPEGFKVAGPEPVDTVVLDNAAD